Proteins from one Penaeus monodon isolate SGIC_2016 chromosome 39, NSTDA_Pmon_1, whole genome shotgun sequence genomic window:
- the LOC119597289 gene encoding transcription factor ets-4-like isoform X2 — translation MRRDLSCCLQYYMLEPDMYLQCRVDEWQSEHVKSWLLAVCTNFGVSPEFCNINAFSMYTGFQLRNMSLHDFCGIDRQHGELFHTQLHTYLRSEQGRAVQYQTLTTEDSTYTVLQPRRSSPPAGSFSPAGSFSPTGSFSPVGFNTWPQGNSDPLSTSFSHMTSASFSDSDFSRGGEEFEDINSNDVESSIWYEIDNLSPFPETAEGTDEASRSPEARRRRRRETGPKVWQFLWELLHDPSCNPSLIRWENQLEFCFRLVKPHELARRWGQRRRAANSLPYDYFARCVRYHYQTGYLVSVPERKLVYKFGSKAIVKFEHAQVDNPSGL, via the exons GAGGGACCTCAGCTGTTGCCTACAATACTACATGCTTGAGCCCGACATGTACCTGCAGTGCCGGGTGGACGAATGGCAGAGTGAG cACGTGAAATCCTGGCTCCTGGCCGTATGCACCAACTTCGGCGTCAGTCCCGAGTTCTGCAACATCAACGCCTTCAGCATGTACACCGGCTTTCAACTTCGCAACATGAGCTTGCATGATTTTTGCGGGATCGACAGGCAGCATGGCGAACTCTTCCACACGCAGCTACACACTTACCTACGTTCGGAACAAGGCAGAG CGGTCCAGTACCAGACCTTAACCACAGAGGACTCTACCTACACAGTCCTTCAGCCACGCCGCTCGAGTCCTCCTGCAGGTTCCTTTAGTCCAGCCGGTTCCTTTAGTCCTACCGGTTCCTTCAGTCCTGTTGGCTTCAACACTTGGCCTCAGGGAAACTCCGACCCTCTTTCGACAAGCTTCAGCCATATGACTTCAGCAAGTTTCAGCGACTCGGATTTTtcgagaggaggcgaggagttTGAGGATATTAATTCGAACGACGTTGAGTCTTCCATTTGGTATGAGATCGATAACCTTTCGCCGTTTCCGGAAACTGCAGAGGGTACAG ATGAGGCAAGCAGATCGCCAGAAGCGAGAA gaagaagaagaagggaaaccgGGCCCAAAGTGTGGCAGTTTCTCTGGGAACTTCTACACGACCCTTCCTGCAACCCTTCGCTGATCCGGTGGGAGAACCAGCTGGAGTTCTGCTTCCGTCTCGTCAAGCCCCACGAGCTGGCGAGGCGATGGGGCCAGAGGAGACGGGCGGCCAATTCCCTGCCGTATGATTATTTCGCTCGCTGTGTCAG GTATCATTACCAAACGGGTTACCTGGTATCTGTACCAGAGAGAAAACTTGTCTACAAATTCGGAAGCAAAGCTATCGTTAAGTTTGAACACGCTCAGGTGGACAATCCCTCAGGCTTATGA
- the LOC119597289 gene encoding transcription factor ets-4-like isoform X3: MLEPDMYLQCRVDEWQSEHVKSWLLAVCTNFGVSPEFCNINAFSMYTGFQLRNMSLHDFCGIDRQHGELFHTQLHTYLRSEQGRAVQYQTLTTEDSTYTVLQPRRSSPPAGSFSPAGSFSPTGSFSPVGFNTWPQGNSDPLSTSFSHMTSASFSDSDFSRGGEEFEDINSNDVESSIWYEIDNLSPFPETAEGTDEASRSPEARRRRRRETGPKVWQFLWELLHDPSCNPSLIRWENQLEFCFRLVKPHELARRWGQRRRAANSLPYDYFARCVRYHYQTGYLVSVPERKLVYKFGSKAIVKFEHAQVDNPSGL; encoded by the exons ATGCTTGAGCCCGACATGTACCTGCAGTGCCGGGTGGACGAATGGCAGAGTGAG cACGTGAAATCCTGGCTCCTGGCCGTATGCACCAACTTCGGCGTCAGTCCCGAGTTCTGCAACATCAACGCCTTCAGCATGTACACCGGCTTTCAACTTCGCAACATGAGCTTGCATGATTTTTGCGGGATCGACAGGCAGCATGGCGAACTCTTCCACACGCAGCTACACACTTACCTACGTTCGGAACAAGGCAGAG CGGTCCAGTACCAGACCTTAACCACAGAGGACTCTACCTACACAGTCCTTCAGCCACGCCGCTCGAGTCCTCCTGCAGGTTCCTTTAGTCCAGCCGGTTCCTTTAGTCCTACCGGTTCCTTCAGTCCTGTTGGCTTCAACACTTGGCCTCAGGGAAACTCCGACCCTCTTTCGACAAGCTTCAGCCATATGACTTCAGCAAGTTTCAGCGACTCGGATTTTtcgagaggaggcgaggagttTGAGGATATTAATTCGAACGACGTTGAGTCTTCCATTTGGTATGAGATCGATAACCTTTCGCCGTTTCCGGAAACTGCAGAGGGTACAG ATGAGGCAAGCAGATCGCCAGAAGCGAGAA gaagaagaagaagggaaaccgGGCCCAAAGTGTGGCAGTTTCTCTGGGAACTTCTACACGACCCTTCCTGCAACCCTTCGCTGATCCGGTGGGAGAACCAGCTGGAGTTCTGCTTCCGTCTCGTCAAGCCCCACGAGCTGGCGAGGCGATGGGGCCAGAGGAGACGGGCGGCCAATTCCCTGCCGTATGATTATTTCGCTCGCTGTGTCAG GTATCATTACCAAACGGGTTACCTGGTATCTGTACCAGAGAGAAAACTTGTCTACAAATTCGGAAGCAAAGCTATCGTTAAGTTTGAACACGCTCAGGTGGACAATCCCTCAGGCTTATGA
- the LOC119597289 gene encoding transcription factor ets-4-like isoform X1 — MATSLPRDLCDLKPDFDLRDLSCCLQYYMLEPDMYLQCRVDEWQSEHVKSWLLAVCTNFGVSPEFCNINAFSMYTGFQLRNMSLHDFCGIDRQHGELFHTQLHTYLRSEQGRAVQYQTLTTEDSTYTVLQPRRSSPPAGSFSPAGSFSPTGSFSPVGFNTWPQGNSDPLSTSFSHMTSASFSDSDFSRGGEEFEDINSNDVESSIWYEIDNLSPFPETAEGTDEASRSPEARRRRRRETGPKVWQFLWELLHDPSCNPSLIRWENQLEFCFRLVKPHELARRWGQRRRAANSLPYDYFARCVRYHYQTGYLVSVPERKLVYKFGSKAIVKFEHAQVDNPSGL, encoded by the exons GAGGGACCTCAGCTGTTGCCTACAATACTACATGCTTGAGCCCGACATGTACCTGCAGTGCCGGGTGGACGAATGGCAGAGTGAG cACGTGAAATCCTGGCTCCTGGCCGTATGCACCAACTTCGGCGTCAGTCCCGAGTTCTGCAACATCAACGCCTTCAGCATGTACACCGGCTTTCAACTTCGCAACATGAGCTTGCATGATTTTTGCGGGATCGACAGGCAGCATGGCGAACTCTTCCACACGCAGCTACACACTTACCTACGTTCGGAACAAGGCAGAG CGGTCCAGTACCAGACCTTAACCACAGAGGACTCTACCTACACAGTCCTTCAGCCACGCCGCTCGAGTCCTCCTGCAGGTTCCTTTAGTCCAGCCGGTTCCTTTAGTCCTACCGGTTCCTTCAGTCCTGTTGGCTTCAACACTTGGCCTCAGGGAAACTCCGACCCTCTTTCGACAAGCTTCAGCCATATGACTTCAGCAAGTTTCAGCGACTCGGATTTTtcgagaggaggcgaggagttTGAGGATATTAATTCGAACGACGTTGAGTCTTCCATTTGGTATGAGATCGATAACCTTTCGCCGTTTCCGGAAACTGCAGAGGGTACAG ATGAGGCAAGCAGATCGCCAGAAGCGAGAA gaagaagaagaagggaaaccgGGCCCAAAGTGTGGCAGTTTCTCTGGGAACTTCTACACGACCCTTCCTGCAACCCTTCGCTGATCCGGTGGGAGAACCAGCTGGAGTTCTGCTTCCGTCTCGTCAAGCCCCACGAGCTGGCGAGGCGATGGGGCCAGAGGAGACGGGCGGCCAATTCCCTGCCGTATGATTATTTCGCTCGCTGTGTCAG GTATCATTACCAAACGGGTTACCTGGTATCTGTACCAGAGAGAAAACTTGTCTACAAATTCGGAAGCAAAGCTATCGTTAAGTTTGAACACGCTCAGGTGGACAATCCCTCAGGCTTATGA